Proteins co-encoded in one Quercus robur chromosome 8, dhQueRobu3.1, whole genome shotgun sequence genomic window:
- the LOC126696222 gene encoding uncharacterized protein LOC126696222 — MDGSDDEQEPEQVEFNAKSDMRNVVLKKEMKFPNAKVFRAALREYAIKKPVDIKFKLNEKTKISVHCKNGCGWRCYASQISGELTFQIKTLTDDCTCPKSFKNSQATSAYVAKRFIEDFSKNPNWEVSGVHNHVMQNLSVDLSVNQVYRSKRKAKDLINGDEQLQYGVLRDYAQMITTVDKGSRVILQTEMAEETSQPKFKRMYVRFNAQKVGFLGGCRPFIGLDGCHIKHRFGGQILSSTAKDANDNIFPVAMAVVEQETRESWIWFLEIFADDIGRPEELQLVFISDRQKGLIPAIETLFPTVEHRYCVKHIYNNFKVDHKGLELKDALWRCAAATTVREFERCMQYIRDLDEKAYEYLANIAPAQWTRSHFTHRALTDCLVNNLSESFNAMILKSRDKPILAMLEWIRVRLMTRLYTKREGIQKYAGKLCPSIQDRLEKLKVESKAFSATPAGSFLYEVGSQYERHVVDLVKKTCSCRSWDLNGISCKHAITAIYTKIETPEDYTHPCYFKETYMEIYKEVLPPMPGQSEWAETGQPAPLAPHIYKPPGRPPKQRKRASDEPRNP; from the exons ATGGATGGGTCTGATGATGAGCAGGAACCTGAGCAAGTGGAGTTTAATGCTAAGAGTGACATGAGAAATGTTGTACtgaagaaggagatgaagttCCCTAATGCAAAGGTGTTCAGAGCTGCTTTGAGGGAGTATGCAATCAAAAAACCTGTTGACatcaaattcaagcttaatgagaagaccaagatatcAGTTCACTGCAAGAATGGGTGTGGGTGGAGATGTTATGCATCTCAAATAAGTGGAGAgctaacatttcaaattaagACCTTGACTGATGACTGTACTTGTCCCAAGTCTTTCAAAAACAGCCAAGCAACATCAGCTTATGTTGCTAAGAGGTTCATTgaggattttagcaaaaatccaaattgggaGGTGAGTGGTGTACACAACCATGTGATGCAAAATTTATCTGTTGACCTAAGTGTAAACCAAGTGTATAGGTCAAAGAGAAAGGCAAAGGATTTGATAAATGGAGATGAACAACTGCAATATGGTGTCCTTAGGGACTATGCACAAATGATAACCACTGTAGACAAGGGGAGTAGGGTTATATTGCAGACAGAAATGGCTGAGGAGACTTCCCAGCCAAAATTTAAAAGGATGTATGTTAGGTTCAATGCTCAGAAGGTAGGATTTTTAGGTGGATGCAGGCCATTTATAGGTTTAGATGGTTGTCACATAAAGCACAGATTTGGTGGGCAAATCTTATCTTCCACTGCCAAGGATGCAAATGACAACATTTTTCCAGTAGCCATGGCTGTTGTGGAACAAGAAACCAGGGAGTcttggatatggtttttggaaatttttgctgatgatatagggaggccagaGGAGCTTCAGTTGGTCTTCATTTCTGATAGGCAAAAG GGGCTTATACCTGCAATAGAGACACTATTCCCTACCGTGGAGCATAGATACTGTGTGAAACACatctacaacaatttcaaagttGATCACAAGGGATTGGAGCTGAAGGATGCATTGTGGAGGTGTGCTGCTGCCACAACAGTAAGGGAGTTTGAGAGATGCATGCAGTACATAagggatttggatgaaaaggcATATGAGTATCTTGCAAACATTGCACCTGCACAGTGGACAAGGTCACACTTCACTCATAGGGCCTTAACAGATTGTTTGGTAAATAATTTGAGTGAGTCTTTTAATGCAATGATATTGAAGTCTAGGGACAAGCCTATCTTGGCAATGTTGGAGTGGATTAGGGTTAGACTTATGACTAGGCTTTACACAAAAAGGGAAGGGATACAGAAGTATGCTGGAAAGTTGTGTCCAAGCATACAAGATAGGTTGGAGAAATTGAAGGTTGAAAGTAAGGCATTTAGTGCTACCCCAGCTGGTAGTTTCCTTTATGAGGTAGGCAGTCAGTATGAGAGGCATGTAGTTGATTTGGTGAAGAAGACATGTAGCTGTAGGTCTTGGGATTTAAATGGCATTTCCTGCAAACATGCCATAACAGCCATTTATACAAAAATTGAGACACCAGAAGACTATACCCACCCATGctacttcaaagaaacttacatgGAGATATACAAGGAGGTACTTCCTCCCATGCCTGGCCAGTCAGAATGGGCTGAGACTGGACAGCCTGCTCCCCTGGCACCTCACATATACAAACCACCAGGCAGACCAcccaagcaaagaaagaggGCTTCTGATGAGCCTAGGAACCCTTAA
- the LOC126696221 gene encoding uncharacterized protein LOC126696221 has product MVETAMMNSNPSEIEVSLGQFVKINILLWNCKGALNADLKRRIFEMAINRHPSIMVITETRVLGDRAARIIEDMPFDGSIVTDTIGYAGGLWLLWKKDDVNVMLLPRLSKRRILWDNLKIVAQLQNLPWLMLRDFNEVLSGEDKFGGNWVNLNRALQFKECLDDCNMVDLGFAGPKYTWTNRRPISALILERIDRCFANPSWRVLFPEVAEAWIEDKDFQGAVLEFVSKAKHWNYNVFGNLFARKKRVLAIINGAQKALANKPTDFLLNLEKQLIEEYSLILLQEKEYWALKSRLNAATFGDCNTTIFHVSTLVTCHRNKIRCIKDFVGNWITDENKIKKHIKSGFEKLYLTELCMSPLSSSASTFSCCFLSTKICSSIGSVVTDEEVRANLWTLKPFKAPGFDGLHTGFFSISGQKWVALSTQRLRKPSRQG; this is encoded by the exons ATGGTGGAGACAGCCATGATGAACTCTAACCCTTCGGAGATTGAGGTCTCGCTTGGTCAATTTGTCAAAATAAACATCCTACTTTGGAATTGCAAAGGTGCTTTGAACGCGGACTTAAAGAGAAGAATTTTTGAAATGGCTATTAATCGCCACCCCTCAATCATGGTGATCACGGAAACTAGAGTTTTGGGGGATAGGGCTGCTAGAATTATAGAAGATATGCCTTTTGATGGAAGCATAGTTACTGATACCATTGGCTATGCAGGGGGATTATGGCTTCTGTGGAAAAAAGATGATGTTAATGTGATGCTCTT ACCTAGGTTATCTAAGAGAAGAATTCTTTGGGATAACCTAAAAATTGTTGCCCAGCTCCAGAATCTGCCTTGGCTAATGCTTAGAGACTTCAATGAAGTATTGAGTGGTGAAGATAAATTTGGAGGGAATTGGGTGAACTTAAATAGGGCTCTCCAATTTAAAGAATGTTTGGATGATTGTAACATGGTAGACCTGGGGTTTGCTGGGCCTAAGTATACATGGACTAACCGTAGGCCCATCTCTGCCCTCATACTTGAGAGAATTGATAGGTGCTTTGCCAACCCTTCTTGGAGAGTTCTATTTCCTGAAGTAGCA GAGGCTTGGATTGAGGATAAAGATTTTCAAGGGGCTGTTTTGGAGTTTGTTAGCAAGGCCAAGCATTGGAACTACAATGTCTTTGGGAATTTATTCGCTAGGAAGAAAAGAGTTTTGGCCATAATTAATGGTGCCCAAAAAGCACTGGCCAACAAACCAACTGATTTTTTGTTGAACCTAGAGAAGCAACTCATTGAGGAATACTCCTTAATTTTGCTCCAGGAAAAAGAATATTGGGCTCTCAAGTCTAGGTTGAATGCAGCCACATTTGGAGACTGTAATACAACAATCTTCCATGTCTCCACTTTGGTTACGTGTCATAGGAATAAAATCAGATGTATAAAGGATTTTGTGGGGAATTGGATCACTGATGAGAATAAGATtaagaaacatataaaaagCGGTTTTGAAAAGCTTTACTTGACCGAGCTTTGTATGTCTCCCTTGTCTTCATCTGCCTCTACCTTTTCATGCTGCTTCCTGTCTACTAAGATTTGCTCTAGCATTGGTAGCGTGGTCACAGATGAAGAAGTCAGAGCTAACTTATGGACCTTAAAGCCATTTAAAGCCCCTGGGTTTGATGGTCTCCATACGGGTTTTTTTAGTATTTCTGGGCAGAAGTGGGTAGCTCTGTCTACTCAGAGGTTAAGAAAGCCTTCAAGACAGGGATAG